One region of Salinibacterium sp. TMP30 genomic DNA includes:
- the hemB gene encoding porphobilinogen synthase gives MIIRPRRLRSTPAMRRLVAENRTHPSQLILPMFVREGLSEPVPISSMPGVQQHSLDSMRRAIVRAAELGVGGVMLFGVPENKDAEGSGAIDPNGILNVATRAAVAEAGDALVVQTDLCLDEFTDHGHCGVLRERTHPVTGATELIVDNDASLERYREMGVAQAEAGSQLLGLSGMMDGQVAAVRDALDSAGHTDTPLLGYAAKYASAFYGPFREAVQSSLEGDRRAYQQNPANRREGIREVELDIDEGADIVMVKPAMSFLDVLADAAAVSSVPVWAYQVSGEYAMIEAAAAHGWIDRRRAIEESVLSIQRAGAEAVLTYYATELAEWLHR, from the coding sequence GTGATCATCCGCCCCCGCCGTTTGCGGTCGACCCCGGCAATGCGTCGCCTTGTCGCCGAAAACCGCACCCACCCCAGCCAACTTATTTTGCCGATGTTTGTGCGCGAAGGGTTGAGCGAACCGGTACCGATTAGCTCGATGCCGGGCGTTCAGCAGCACTCGCTCGATTCGATGAGGCGGGCTATCGTGCGGGCCGCCGAGTTGGGGGTCGGTGGGGTGATGCTGTTTGGTGTTCCTGAGAACAAGGATGCCGAAGGTTCCGGCGCGATTGACCCCAACGGAATTCTGAATGTCGCCACCCGCGCGGCTGTCGCTGAGGCCGGAGATGCCCTCGTGGTGCAGACCGATCTTTGCCTCGACGAATTCACCGATCATGGTCACTGCGGAGTGCTGCGCGAGCGCACCCACCCCGTGACGGGCGCGACCGAGCTGATCGTCGACAACGACGCGTCGCTTGAGCGCTACCGGGAAATGGGTGTCGCTCAGGCCGAAGCTGGCTCCCAGTTGCTGGGTCTCAGCGGGATGATGGATGGGCAAGTCGCCGCCGTGCGTGATGCCCTCGACAGCGCCGGCCACACCGACACCCCCTTACTCGGTTACGCCGCGAAGTATGCCTCCGCGTTCTATGGACCCTTCCGCGAAGCAGTGCAGTCCTCGCTTGAGGGCGACCGTCGCGCTTACCAACAGAATCCCGCCAACCGGCGTGAAGGCATCCGCGAAGTCGAACTCGACATCGACGAGGGCGCCGATATCGTGATGGTCAAACCCGCCATGAGCTTCCTCGATGTGCTCGCCGACGCTGCCGCAGTGAGCAGCGTGCCGGTGTGGGCTTACCAAGTCTCCGGCGAATACGCGATGATCGAAGCCGCCGCAGCGCACGGCTGGATTGACCGCCGCCGGGCCATCGAAGAATCGGTGCTCAGCATCCAGAGGGCAGGCGCCGAAGCGGTGCTCACCTACTACGCAACAGAACTCGCAGAATGGCTACACCGATGA
- a CDS encoding glutamate-1-semialdehyde 2,1-aminomutase, whose amino-acid sequence MSNTSSTPADSGTATPAAAPAAAPAAAPAAATNQQSFDRARGVLPGGVNSPVRAFGSVGGTPRFFVKASGSYVTDVEGRSYIDLVNSWGPAILGHAHPEVIDAVQQAAARGLGFGASTPAETELAELVRARISVGGVSPIERLRLVSTGTEATMTAIRLARGATGRRLLVKFAGHYHGHSDGLLAEAGSGLATLSMPGSAGVTAETAAQTLVIEYNNVAALEQVFAEHGHDIAGIIFEAAAANMGVLAPQPGFNETIVRIAHEHGALAISDEVLTGFRVDPAGYWGLDARANAGGPRWVPDLFTFGKVIGGGLPLAALGGSARIMELLAPLGPVYQAGTLSGNPVAVAAGLATLRLADDAVYSRLNQVAETLSAETSAALSAEGVEHVVQHAGNLFSFVFSATEPLNFADVKAQQGYRYAPFFHSMLDSGVSLPPSVFEAWFVSAAHDDGVVSKVVEALPAAAKAAAAASAPH is encoded by the coding sequence ATGAGCAACACCTCCAGCACACCCGCCGACTCCGGCACTGCGACGCCAGCCGCTGCGCCAGCCGCTGCGCCAGCCGCTGCGCCAGCGGCCGCCACCAACCAGCAGTCGTTCGATCGCGCTCGCGGAGTGCTGCCCGGCGGAGTCAATTCACCCGTGCGTGCGTTCGGCTCCGTCGGCGGAACACCCCGCTTTTTCGTCAAGGCCTCTGGTTCGTATGTCACGGATGTCGAGGGCCGCTCGTACATTGACCTCGTCAACTCCTGGGGCCCCGCCATTCTGGGCCACGCTCACCCTGAAGTGATTGACGCTGTTCAGCAGGCGGCGGCGCGCGGGCTCGGCTTTGGAGCATCCACTCCCGCCGAAACCGAACTCGCCGAACTTGTGCGTGCGCGCATCAGCGTCGGCGGCGTCAGCCCCATCGAACGTTTGCGTCTCGTCTCGACCGGCACCGAAGCAACCATGACGGCCATCCGTTTAGCCCGCGGAGCTACCGGCCGCCGACTGCTCGTGAAGTTCGCCGGCCACTACCACGGTCACTCCGACGGGCTACTCGCCGAAGCGGGTTCGGGCCTCGCAACACTCTCGATGCCCGGCTCGGCTGGCGTCACCGCCGAGACCGCAGCCCAAACTCTCGTTATCGAATACAACAACGTTGCCGCCCTTGAACAGGTCTTCGCCGAACACGGTCACGACATCGCTGGCATCATCTTCGAGGCTGCCGCCGCCAACATGGGCGTCCTGGCTCCCCAGCCCGGCTTCAACGAAACCATTGTGCGCATTGCCCACGAGCACGGTGCCCTCGCCATCAGCGACGAAGTTCTCACCGGCTTCCGGGTTGACCCCGCCGGCTACTGGGGCTTGGATGCTCGCGCCAACGCAGGCGGCCCACGCTGGGTTCCCGACCTCTTCACCTTTGGCAAAGTCATCGGTGGCGGATTGCCATTGGCCGCATTGGGCGGTTCGGCTCGCATCATGGAGTTATTGGCTCCGCTCGGCCCGGTTTACCAAGCGGGCACCCTGAGTGGAAACCCCGTCGCCGTCGCCGCGGGCCTTGCTACGCTGCGGCTCGCCGACGACGCCGTGTACTCCCGGCTCAACCAGGTTGCCGAAACTCTTTCCGCAGAAACGTCTGCTGCACTCAGCGCTGAAGGCGTTGAGCATGTTGTGCAGCACGCGGGCAACCTGTTCTCGTTCGTATTCAGCGCGACCGAACCGCTCAACTTCGCCGATGTGAAGGCGCAGCAGGGCTATCGCTATGCACCGTTCTTCCACTCAATGCTCGACTCTGGGGTGTCTCTGCCTCCGAGTGTGTTCGAGGCATGGTTTGTCTCGGCAGCTCACGACGATGGCGTGGTCTCGAAGGTTGTGGAAGCACTGCCTGCGGCGGCAAAGGCTGCTGCTGCGGCATCCGCCCCTCATTAG
- a CDS encoding YtxH domain-containing protein, with protein MKGKILLVVGIGIGYVLGTRAGREKYEKIKATAKKMWNDPRISEQRHNAEDFVKDKAPEVAEFLADGAKKVVKQVSHSKSTSKSPSTKSTTTTAAAKKPAAKKSSSTASSTKSTNSK; from the coding sequence ATGAAGGGCAAGATCCTCCTAGTAGTAGGAATCGGCATCGGCTACGTGCTGGGCACTCGCGCTGGTCGCGAAAAGTACGAAAAGATCAAAGCGACGGCGAAGAAAATGTGGAACGATCCCCGCATTTCAGAACAGCGCCACAACGCTGAAGACTTTGTGAAAGACAAGGCGCCGGAGGTTGCAGAATTTCTCGCAGATGGCGCCAAGAAGGTCGTAAAGCAGGTCTCCCACAGCAAGAGCACCAGCAAGAGTCCGTCGACTAAGTCGACAACAACGACCGCTGCTGCAAAGAAGCCTGCCGCCAAGAAGTCTTCGTCAACAGCATCCTCGACGAAGTCCACTAACTCAAAGTAG
- a CDS encoding phage holin family protein: protein MHGESPKTDPQREPKRSLAALIADVPRLLGELVRGEIESLKTEIVGKLKNAGIGIGLFVGAAFVALFALMVLIAAAILGLAEVLPAWAAALIVAGVLLIITAVLVMIGVNLVKKGTPPAPTETITSIKNDVRAIKGTRKRRS from the coding sequence ATGCACGGTGAATCACCGAAAACAGACCCCCAGCGCGAACCAAAGCGCTCACTAGCGGCACTCATCGCCGACGTGCCTCGCCTACTTGGTGAGCTGGTTCGCGGCGAGATCGAGTCGCTCAAGACCGAAATCGTCGGCAAGCTTAAGAACGCAGGAATCGGGATCGGGCTGTTTGTCGGAGCCGCCTTCGTTGCGCTCTTCGCTCTCATGGTGCTGATTGCCGCAGCGATTCTCGGACTCGCCGAAGTGCTGCCCGCTTGGGCCGCTGCGCTCATCGTCGCGGGAGTGCTGCTGATCATCACGGCTGTGTTGGTGATGATCGGGGTGAACCTCGTCAAAAAGGGCACACCGCCGGCACCGACCGAAACCATTACAAGTATCAAGAACGACGTTCGTGCCATCAAAGGCACACGCAAGCGGAGGTCATGA
- a CDS encoding DUF3618 domain-containing protein gives MSENNEKIEQARAELEHTLNAIEDKFNVGKRVNEVTARARSSYESNPLPWIIGAAAAAVSVVAVVAWAILSDDD, from the coding sequence ATGTCTGAAAACAACGAGAAGATCGAGCAGGCTCGCGCCGAACTCGAACACACCCTCAACGCGATCGAAGACAAGTTCAATGTTGGCAAGCGCGTCAACGAAGTCACTGCCCGCGCACGCAGCTCCTACGAGAGCAACCCCCTGCCCTGGATTATTGGGGCAGCTGCTGCAGCGGTGTCTGTGGTCGCGGTGGTTGCGTGGGCGATCTTAAGCGATGACGACTAG